A genome region from Jeongeupia sp. HS-3 includes the following:
- a CDS encoding EAL domain-containing protein, whose product MTTQASGPCRSAPEAALYSQAILRHAIETKQFEPWFQPQFSIDGRTLLGVEVLARWHHPERGIVAPAHFIDQIENGPHIEAFNALLLGRALIEQVCWADAGHVVPISFNLPGTLLQQPGTADALRSVVEAHAGDPARVTLEITETTRTATLDHYVAGVAALKSAGFRTSLDDFGCGYASVSNLVAAPFDEMKLDRSLVHDALRHPKLMAALRTILDFAREVGICVIAEGVEDQDDLIPLRQFGCERVQGYLYGPPVQANQFSTLVHEHHTSRSRRSFTHTRQPGMRYAHIPSLHDLRRIDGSRTQSALRVFGMNGA is encoded by the coding sequence ATGACCACACAGGCATCCGGACCTTGCCGGTCCGCCCCCGAAGCGGCCCTGTATTCCCAGGCAATCCTGCGGCATGCCATCGAGACCAAACAGTTCGAACCCTGGTTTCAGCCGCAGTTTTCCATCGACGGCCGAACGCTACTCGGCGTTGAAGTGCTGGCCCGCTGGCACCACCCGGAGCGGGGTATCGTTGCGCCAGCGCACTTCATCGATCAAATCGAGAACGGGCCGCATATCGAAGCGTTCAATGCGCTGCTGCTGGGGCGTGCACTGATCGAGCAAGTTTGCTGGGCCGACGCCGGCCACGTCGTGCCGATCTCGTTCAACCTGCCCGGCACGCTGTTGCAGCAGCCCGGCACCGCCGATGCATTACGATCCGTCGTCGAGGCACATGCCGGCGACCCGGCCCGGGTCACGCTGGAAATCACCGAAACCACCCGAACCGCGACGCTCGACCACTACGTCGCCGGGGTCGCCGCGTTGAAGTCGGCCGGTTTCCGGACCTCGCTCGACGATTTCGGCTGCGGCTATGCCTCGGTCAGCAATCTGGTGGCCGCACCATTCGACGAAATGAAACTCGACCGCTCGCTCGTACACGATGCCCTGCGTCATCCGAAACTCATGGCGGCCTTGCGCACCATTCTCGACTTCGCCCGCGAGGTCGGCATTTGCGTCATTGCCGAAGGTGTCGAGGACCAGGACGATCTGATCCCGCTACGCCAGTTCGGCTGCGAACGTGTACAAGGCTATCTGTACGGCCCCCCGGTCCAAGCCAACCAGTTCAGCACCCTGGTCCATGAACACCACACGTCCCGGTCACGACGATCATTCACCCACACACGCCAGCCCGGGATGCGGTACGCCCATATTCCATCGCTCCATGATTTAAGACGGATCGACGGGTCACGTACCCAGTCGGCGCTGCGGGTCTTCGGGATGAATGGAGCTTGA
- a CDS encoding molecular chaperone, with amino-acid sequence MTFKTLISAGVAGLLFSASAAHATGFGVSPVRIDFTPQDRANAITVTNNSDAMLRVAVSLKAWQQDTAGKDQYTPSDALVYFPRQLELPPKGSKVIRLGPKAARGEKEQAFRLYVSEQPEAGASRQGQVAMLVSFGIPVFVQPLQPAPSAKVTPTVAKGRLDVRIENDGNTTLKIKQAKFSDGSAVDHFDAWYLLPGVARRYGLKLPEALCKQEKPVLTLTFDQKTLALPLALKPTDCKA; translated from the coding sequence GTGACCTTTAAAACCTTGATCAGTGCCGGCGTTGCCGGCCTGTTGTTTTCGGCAAGCGCCGCCCATGCGACCGGCTTCGGCGTGTCGCCGGTCCGCATCGACTTCACGCCACAAGATCGCGCCAACGCGATCACGGTAACCAATAACAGCGACGCCATGCTGCGGGTGGCGGTGTCGCTGAAGGCCTGGCAGCAGGATACGGCCGGCAAGGATCAATACACGCCATCCGATGCGCTGGTGTATTTCCCGCGCCAGCTCGAACTGCCCCCCAAGGGCAGCAAGGTGATCCGGCTCGGGCCAAAGGCCGCGCGTGGCGAAAAGGAACAGGCGTTCCGGCTCTACGTGAGCGAGCAGCCTGAAGCCGGCGCGTCCCGGCAGGGGCAGGTGGCGATGCTGGTGAGCTTCGGCATACCGGTGTTTGTCCAGCCGCTGCAGCCGGCGCCGTCGGCCAAGGTCACGCCGACAGTCGCCAAGGGCCGGCTCGATGTCAGGATCGAGAACGACGGCAACACGACGCTCAAGATCAAGCAGGCCAAGTTCTCCGACGGCAGCGCGGTCGATCATTTCGACGCGTGGTATTTGCTGCCGGGCGTTGCGCGCCGTTACGGCCTCAAGCTGCCCGAGGCGCTGTGCAAGCAGGAGAAGCCGGTGCTGACGCTGACATTCGATCAAAAGACGCTGGCCTTGCCGTTGGCTTTGAAACCGACCGACTGCAAAGCCTGA
- a CDS encoding fimbria/pilus outer membrane usher protein: protein MLRFWWGLVLVLLAGTACAEAILVAVRVNDVDRGAQRAWLADGQVWLASDDVRQLGLKLDGQSAEFDGVRYLQLASLKDIRSHYDPDQLAVSLTVAPEQIGEQTISLYGVSRPAEVWRGGVSGYLNYSASTFRNPDGSDGYGFAPLVNVAAGGWNLRSDQNYQSSGRDERWQRVSTTASYDWPDSMARLTLGDLSPVTGTLGSAPQLAGIGYSRVFSMQQDFDSSPSMSARVPVTTPSTAEVYLNGERIRTDKLNPGLYQFQDLRYFAGLQNVQIVLRDEYGNRQTISVPYYFDDSLLKAGLNDFNYNAGVWRQPEGFDNYGGLAYSLYHRYGVSDALTVGARAEGNPDYDSVGGLLTMRLGRAGVLSGAFSWARHDDGNEGEAQYLAYRFDDRSWSLRGFAQHIEPGYVAADTSFAPPRWSGGAGASWGAPVWGNWSLDWSRQLGGALPTQNQWRLGYSVAPLRSVSLSMNLNVTDTGDRSTLGGYINLSWFFDSRSSASASSQRSNDGNWQSTLALARSTPFGEGWGYRINAEHGDSGDEVDGSVDGRFAPGQLSLSASRSEGLETAWRASWAGSLLYADGAVELSRQVNQSFAIAEFPLAGVGVTQNGQMIGRTGADGRVVLPDLSSYNTQQIALVQNDIPLDYDVPQLRRDVQPAYNAGHVIRFAATPIRAWAGQLLDEQGAPMANAVVRLALPEGTRKLETVLDGSFYIDDLAAGEYRFVVTDAQAVRCQGTLVLPAGNEAVQQLAPVRCAGESNVPND from the coding sequence ATGTTGCGTTTTTGGTGGGGGCTGGTGCTCGTGTTGCTGGCCGGCACGGCCTGTGCCGAGGCCATTCTGGTCGCCGTGCGCGTCAACGATGTCGACCGTGGCGCGCAGCGCGCCTGGCTGGCGGACGGGCAGGTCTGGCTCGCCAGCGACGACGTGCGCCAGCTCGGGCTGAAGCTCGACGGCCAGTCGGCCGAGTTCGACGGCGTCCGCTATCTGCAACTGGCGTCGCTCAAGGACATCCGTAGCCACTACGACCCGGATCAGCTCGCCGTGTCGCTGACCGTGGCGCCCGAGCAGATTGGCGAGCAGACGATTTCGCTCTACGGTGTGTCGCGGCCGGCCGAGGTCTGGCGTGGCGGCGTTTCCGGCTATCTCAACTACAGCGCCTCGACCTTTCGCAACCCGGACGGCAGCGACGGTTACGGCTTTGCGCCGCTGGTCAATGTGGCTGCCGGCGGCTGGAATTTGCGCAGCGACCAGAACTATCAATCGTCCGGTCGTGACGAGCGCTGGCAGCGCGTCAGCACCACCGCGAGCTACGACTGGCCGGACAGCATGGCGCGGCTGACGCTCGGCGATCTGTCGCCGGTGACCGGCACGCTCGGCAGCGCACCGCAACTGGCCGGGATCGGCTATTCACGCGTGTTCTCGATGCAGCAGGATTTCGACAGTTCGCCGTCGATGTCGGCGAGGGTGCCGGTGACGACGCCGTCGACGGCCGAGGTCTACCTCAATGGCGAGCGCATCCGCACCGACAAGCTGAATCCGGGGCTGTACCAGTTCCAGGACCTGCGCTACTTCGCCGGGCTGCAGAACGTGCAGATCGTGCTGCGCGACGAATACGGCAACCGCCAGACGATCAGTGTGCCGTATTACTTCGATGACAGCCTGCTCAAGGCCGGGCTCAACGATTTCAACTACAACGCCGGCGTCTGGCGCCAGCCCGAAGGTTTCGACAATTACGGCGGCCTCGCGTATTCGCTGTATCACCGCTACGGTGTGAGCGATGCGCTGACCGTCGGCGCGCGCGCCGAAGGCAATCCGGATTACGACTCGGTCGGTGGCTTGCTGACGATGCGGCTCGGCCGCGCCGGCGTGCTGTCGGGCGCGTTCTCGTGGGCACGACACGACGATGGTAACGAAGGCGAGGCGCAATACCTGGCGTACCGCTTCGACGACCGCAGCTGGAGCCTGCGCGGCTTCGCCCAGCACATCGAACCGGGCTACGTCGCCGCCGACACCAGCTTTGCGCCGCCGCGCTGGAGCGGTGGCGCCGGTGCCAGCTGGGGGGCGCCGGTGTGGGGCAACTGGAGCCTCGACTGGTCGCGCCAGCTCGGCGGCGCGCTGCCGACGCAGAACCAGTGGCGGCTCGGCTATTCGGTGGCGCCGCTGCGATCGGTGTCGCTGTCGATGAACCTCAACGTCACCGACACCGGCGATCGCAGTACGCTCGGTGGCTATATCAACCTGTCGTGGTTCTTCGACAGCCGGAGCAGCGCGTCGGCCAGCAGCCAGCGCAGCAACGACGGCAACTGGCAGAGCACGCTGGCGCTGGCACGCTCGACGCCGTTCGGCGAAGGCTGGGGCTATCGGATCAATGCGGAGCACGGCGATAGCGGTGACGAGGTCGACGGTTCGGTCGATGGCCGTTTCGCGCCGGGGCAGCTGTCGCTGAGCGCGTCGCGCAGTGAAGGGCTGGAAACCGCCTGGCGGGCGAGCTGGGCCGGCTCGCTGCTGTATGCCGATGGCGCGGTCGAGCTGTCGCGCCAGGTGAACCAGAGCTTCGCGATTGCCGAGTTCCCGCTGGCCGGCGTAGGGGTCACGCAGAACGGCCAGATGATCGGCCGGACCGGCGCTGACGGTCGCGTGGTGCTGCCGGATCTGTCGAGCTACAACACCCAGCAGATCGCACTGGTGCAGAACGATATCCCGCTCGACTACGACGTGCCGCAGTTGCGCCGTGACGTCCAGCCCGCGTACAACGCCGGCCACGTCATCCGGTTTGCGGCGACGCCGATCCGCGCCTGGGCCGGGCAGTTGCTCGACGAGCAGGGCGCACCAATGGCCAATGCCGTGGTCCGGCTGGCCTTGCCCGAGGGCACGCGCAAGCTCGAGACCGTACTCGACGGCAGTTTCTATATCGACGACCTTGCCGCCGGCGAGTACCGTTTTGTCGTCACCGACGCGCAAGCCGTCCGCTGCCAGGGCACGCTGGTGCTGCCGGCCGGCAACGAAGCCGTTCAGCAACTGGCGCCGGTGCGCTGTGCAGGAGAAAGCAATGTTCCGAACGATTAG
- the pgk gene encoding phosphoglycerate kinase, producing MTKLFIEDLALAGKRVLIRVDFNVPVKNGVVESDKRIRAALPTIRYALEQGASVVLMSHLGRPNGARVEKYTLAPVATRLAELLGKPVHFLNDCVGPEVEAAVAQLKAGDVALLENVRFHIEEEGKAKDLEGNSVKADPAAVEAFRASLSKLGDVFVNDAFGTAHRAHSSVVGVNLPRAAGYLLKKELEFLGDAVDRPVRPFVAIIGGSKISGKIDVIQALLPKVDKLIIGGGMAFTFLKAKGLEIGNSLCENDRVELARELMEAAGDKLELPSDTMITKHLDFDARTLDGLVQVDSTAIPADQEGVDIGEASRKRFAEIIKSAKTVLWNGPMGVFEIDESAQGTFAVAHALSEATANGAITVVGGGDSVAAVEKAGLEDKVSHVSTGGGASLEFLEGKALPGVVALSDK from the coding sequence ATGACCAAGCTGTTCATCGAAGACTTGGCCCTCGCCGGCAAGCGCGTCCTGATTCGTGTCGACTTCAACGTCCCGGTCAAAAACGGCGTGGTCGAGAGCGACAAGCGCATCCGCGCCGCGCTGCCGACAATCCGCTACGCGCTCGAGCAAGGCGCGTCGGTTGTGCTGATGAGCCACCTCGGCCGCCCGAACGGTGCGCGCGTCGAAAAGTACACGCTGGCGCCGGTGGCCACCCGTCTGGCCGAGCTGCTCGGCAAGCCGGTGCACTTCCTCAATGACTGCGTCGGCCCTGAAGTCGAGGCCGCCGTGGCCCAGCTCAAGGCTGGCGATGTCGCGCTGCTCGAGAACGTGCGCTTCCACATCGAGGAAGAAGGCAAGGCCAAGGATCTTGAGGGCAACAGCGTCAAGGCCGATCCGGCCGCAGTCGAAGCGTTCCGCGCTTCGCTCTCCAAGCTTGGCGACGTGTTCGTCAACGACGCCTTCGGCACCGCGCACCGCGCGCATTCGTCGGTCGTCGGCGTCAACCTGCCGCGCGCGGCCGGTTACCTGCTGAAGAAGGAACTCGAATTCCTCGGCGACGCGGTCGATCGTCCGGTGCGTCCGTTCGTGGCGATCATCGGCGGCTCGAAGATCTCGGGCAAGATCGACGTGATCCAGGCCTTGCTGCCCAAGGTCGACAAGCTGATCATCGGCGGCGGCATGGCGTTCACCTTCCTCAAGGCCAAGGGCCTCGAGATCGGCAATTCGCTGTGCGAGAACGATCGTGTCGAACTGGCGCGCGAACTGATGGAAGCCGCCGGCGACAAGCTCGAACTGCCGTCGGACACCATGATCACCAAGCATCTGGACTTCGATGCCCGCACGCTCGACGGTCTGGTCCAGGTCGATTCGACCGCGATCCCGGCCGATCAGGAAGGCGTCGACATCGGTGAAGCATCGCGCAAGCGTTTCGCCGAGATCATCAAGTCGGCCAAGACCGTGCTGTGGAACGGCCCGATGGGCGTGTTCGAGATCGACGAGAGCGCACAAGGCACCTTCGCCGTGGCGCATGCGCTGAGTGAGGCGACAGCCAACGGCGCGATCACCGTCGTCGGCGGTGGCGACTCGGTCGCGGCGGTCGAAAAGGCCGGTCTGGAAGACAAGGTCTCGCACGTGTCGACCGGCGGCGGCGCTTCGCTCGAGTTCCTCGAAGGCAAGGCACTGCCGGGCGTCGTGGCGCTGAGCGACAAGTAA
- a CDS encoding TonB-dependent receptor domain-containing protein, with protein sequence MYTRATSEQGAFAGKDLPFYSRNVATLGARYQRAQWMFNVDGFAQSKQHSSGAGPNYITSETPDGRYGDIAGYATWNVRGEYAFGPQFYNMKLAAGIKNLFDREYYTRSTDNNYGKYVGQPRTYFMQASFDL encoded by the coding sequence GTGTACACCAGGGCGACGTCGGAGCAGGGCGCCTTCGCCGGCAAGGACCTGCCGTTCTACTCGCGCAATGTCGCCACGCTCGGCGCGCGCTACCAGCGCGCGCAATGGATGTTCAACGTCGACGGCTTCGCGCAGTCGAAGCAGCACTCATCGGGCGCCGGTCCGAACTACATCACCAGCGAAACGCCGGACGGCCGCTACGGCGACATCGCCGGCTACGCGACGTGGAACGTGCGCGGCGAATACGCATTCGGGCCGCAGTTCTACAACATGAAGCTCGCCGCCGGCATCAAGAACCTGTTCGACCGCGAGTACTACACCCGCTCGACCGACAACAACTACGGCAAGTACGTCGGCCAGCCACGGACCTACTTCATGCAGGCGTCGTTCGACCTCTGA
- a CDS encoding spore coat protein U domain-containing protein — translation MFRTISILALLFMARLASAGCSIGSGQDPSFGQYNPELTTTSIQNFYIAVVCDTATSYTLQAGPGAHSGSITDRYMVRVGGTEQLKYQLCVGTNNVSCSAIFGDGSSGSQTITGTNSGGGATTLANATALLYGSQQVPVGDYADTVPVTLLP, via the coding sequence ATGTTCCGAACGATTAGTATCCTGGCGCTGTTGTTCATGGCGCGGCTGGCCAGCGCGGGCTGCTCGATCGGCTCGGGGCAGGACCCGTCGTTCGGGCAGTACAACCCCGAACTGACGACGACCAGCATCCAGAACTTCTATATTGCGGTGGTTTGCGACACCGCGACCTCATACACGCTGCAGGCCGGTCCCGGCGCGCACAGCGGCAGCATCACCGACCGCTATATGGTCAGGGTGGGCGGCACCGAGCAGCTGAAATACCAGCTCTGTGTCGGAACCAACAACGTGAGTTGCTCGGCGATCTTCGGCGACGGGAGTTCAGGCAGCCAGACGATTACCGGCACAAACAGCGGCGGCGGCGCGACCACGCTGGCGAACGCCACTGCGCTGCTCTACGGCAGCCAGCAGGTGCCGGTGGGGGATTATGCCGATACCGTGCCGGTGACCTTGCTACCGTGA